GCCGGTCATTTGAAAAATATGTAAGTCATTGAAAAATTTATTTAATATTTTAGTCTTATTCATTTTCTGTACGGCTTCTGCGCAGAAGGTTCTCCCATTTGATACCTTAAAGTTAGGAACGGCTAATGATTTGTTTGCAGACGATTACGGTAACATTTACCTGCAGCAAAAGAAGGATTTCAGTTTTGCGAAATATGATTCACTTGGTCATCAAAAAGCCAAGTTGATGCTCCCTTTGCCGTTTAAGATTCAGAATGTTCAAAATCCTTTAAATGTTCCGTCATTTTCTCAAAATGCGCAAGAGCTTCGGTTTTTTGATCAAAATCTAAATGAAATACAAACCATAAATTTTCGCCAGAAGTTTGGATTTATTAAGGCCGCGTATGTAGAAGATTTACAGCAAGCCTGGTTGTTGGATGAAAGTACGAAAAATCTAATTCAATATAATTTTCGGGATGATAAAATAGTAAATTCTTTCCCTTTTAGAGTAGATGTTGATCAGCTCCTGGATCTTTTGGTATATGAAAAAAACGTCTACTTACTCTACAGAAATCAGCTGCTCATCTATAATTTAAATGCGGAAAAAAAGGTCGATCTTATTCTTGAAAATGTGCGAAAGCTTCGTCGTGAGAACGGTATTGTTATGGTTATTTCCTTAAATCAAATTCAGAAAATTTCAGAAAATAAATTAGAAACAATATTTAAGGAAGATAATTCCCAAATTGTGGATAAAAACTCGGCTGCTTATTTTGTTATCAAAGACAACAAACTTTATCTTTACCCCATTCAAAAAAAGATTGATTAAAGGCGGACAAGTTCCTTTTTAATTACCTTTTATTCATTCACTTTATAATTCACTTTTAAGAATGCATATTGCTGTTACAGGAAATATTGGCGCTGGCAAAACAACTCTAACTAAAATGTTATCAAAACATTACGGTTGGGAAGCGCAGTTTGAAGATGTAGATCATAACCCTTATTTAGAAGATTTTTATGCCGACATGGGCAAATGGAGTTTTGCCTTGCAGATTTATTTTTTGGGAAGCCGTTTTAAACAGGTAAAAGAGATCCGTGAAAGTGGCAAAAATATTATTCAGGATCGTACTATTTATGAAGATGCTCATATTTTTGCAGAGAATTTAAATGATATGAGTTTGCTGACGGACCGGGATTTTCAGAATTATTCTTCCGTTTTTAATCTGATGAAGAGTTTTGTTTCGGCACCGGATTTGCTCATCTATTTAAAATCAGATGTTCCCAATTTAGTGAAGAAAATTTACAAACGCGGACGTGATTACGAAGCTTCGATTTCCATCGAATACCTCTCTAAACTCAATCAGAAGTACGAAAAGTGGATCTCAGATTATAATGAGGGAAAACTTTTAATCATAGAAGTTGATGATTTAGATTTCGTGGAAAGACCGGAAGATTTCGGATTAATTCTGGAAAGAATTGAAACAGAACTGCACGGATTATTTTAAAATTTACCATTAAAGAGTGGTGAAAAAAATAGTCCAATGAATGAAACATATTCACCTCTAACTTCTTTAGTTCAAAAAAAATGATTAAAATTCTTTATAATAATTCGTGTTCCAAAAGTCGCGGAATTCTGGAATATCTTGATGAAAATGGGGTGCCCTTTGAAATCATTGATTTTATTCAGAACCCGTTAAGTGAAATGGAATTGAGAACAGTTCTGAAAAAACTTAGAATGGCCGCGAAAGATCTGATCCGCAAGAATGAAAAAAAATTCAAAGATCTCTATTATGACAAAGAATATAGCGAAGATGAATGGATTCAGGTGATGCTAAAAAATCCATCGCTGATACAGCGTCCGATTTTAATTAAGGATTCAGTTGCTATGATTGGTCGCCCGGTCGAAGTTGCTAAGTTTTTTATTGAAAGTTAAATAAGCGATTTAAAAGCTTCTTTCACATGATTATATTTAAAATCAAATCCCAGCGATTTGATTTTTTTGTTATTTGCTCGTGTCCCTTCCAAAATGATGGAACTCATTTCTCCCAAGACCGATTTTAAAACAAATTTCGGAACATTAAAGGGAAGAAAAAATTTGTCTGAAGCGTTCGCTAAATCTTTCATAAAGGTTTTATTCGTCGGAACATCATCTGCCACAGCATTGTAAATTCCATTCATCTTTTGGTTTTCGATTGCAAAAACGTACATATTGACCAAATCATCCACATGGATCCAGTTCATCCACTGATTGCCTGAACCTACACCGGAACCCATATTTAAATTGACCAATTTCTTTAATAAAGGAAAAGCACCACCATTTTTTGCCAAAACCATAGCCGTTCTCAAACAAACAACCCTGTCTGCAACAGTGGAGAACTTGTTTGCTGCATTTTCCCAAGATACACACAATTCTGCTAAAAAATCTTTCTGCACAACACCATCGCTTTCTTTCAGTATTTGATCTGAAGTAAAAGTTCCATAATAATTAATGCCTGACGCGGAAATAAATGACTCTAAATGAACGTTATTTTTTTTACACCGTTCCAATAGCAAATTCGCCGTATCGACACGACTGGAATACATTTCTTTTTTGTACGCGTCGCTCCAGCGTTCACTGATGGTGGCACCTGCTAAGTGAATAATGGCGTCGAGTTTTTGAAAAGCCTTGTCATCAATCTCCTTTTCTGCAATATTCCAGTAAAATTCCTTTGGATCATCACTCTTTTTGCGTGTTAGAATTCGAACTTCATGCCTTCTTTCCCTCAGCTTTTCAACTAAAAGTTGTCCAACAAGTCCTGTTCCGCCGGTTATTAAAATAGTCATTCGTTAAATTTATAGCATCATTACTCCTTCGATTGCGCCCACTTTTTTATAGATACTCACCACTTGATCAGCATCCAAAACAAAAGCATTGATGCTTAGTGCCGTATATTTTCCTTTTTTGCTGTCACGTGTCGTAAGGGTAAATTTGATATCATCGAAAACCCGATAGATTTCTGTAAGTTTTGATTCTTCAGTGGTAAGAATGAATTTAAAGAGATATTCTTCCGGAAAATTGTGAGTGTTATCTAATTTCTCTTTTAATGAAGCGTAAAATTCTTCCGGATTTTTATTGTCTTCCTGTCCTATAATATTTAACATGGGGTAATATTTAAATTAAAAAAATTCGGATCAGAAATCCGAATTCAAATATAGTTAAAAATAACTTTTTTATTTTGCTGCTTTTAATGAATTCATAATGGTGTTTGCATTTTGCTGTTCATGATTTTCAATAATATTAAAAAGACCGTCCACCATTTGTTGTGCGGCAAATTTACTGATTCCATTCGTTGCAATATTTGCTGTATTTTGATTTCCTAAAATGGATCCTAAAAGATTAGTACCGGATAAAGCAGAATTTAAAGATTGAACCAGTCCAAACTCATTTAGTTTAGCATCAACTTTCGGCGCAATTGCTGCCATCAATTGGGTAGAAGTTTTCTCTCTTAAAATTTGAGTGGCAACTCCGGAACCGCCTTGTACTATTCTCGCTGCATCTTCTGCGGTCAAAGAATTAACTGCATTTATTAATATAGGACGCGACGTATCGACCGTAAAGGCTGCTGCCTGCGCAATATATTCTTTTTCTTTTACCACTAAATTATTTAAACCCACCTTTTGTAAAGTGCTGTTGATGTCACGCAGTTGTTTCGGTAGTGCAGCATCAATCAGTTGATTTGCTAAAAAACTGTCTTTGTTGCTAAAAATATTGAGTCCTTTATTGATTCCACCAAGCAAAACCTGTTTTAAAACAGCAATTCCAACGGTTGAAGTTGCAAGTGCAACGCATGATTGTGCTGTAGTCCCGATGGTTGCAACCGCCATGGTTGCCAATAATATAGTATTTGTTCTCATTCTTAAATTATTTGGATATTTTTTATGTAGTCAAATTGTACGCCAAAAATTTTGGTGTGGTTATAGGACATAAAAATTAAAACCTATAGTTATATTAAATCCTTTGACAAAAGAAAGGTAGAAAAATGATGAATTTTGGTACAATTGAAAGCTTCAAAAAAAAGATCTATAAAAAACCATTTTCCCTCGAAAGTGGTTTTTTTTGTCGGTTTATTATCGCTAATTTTGTGCGTAAATAATATATTTTATAATGAGAGAAAAATTCATTAGTTGGGGAATCGTACTTTTGGTAGTTACATGGGCGATTTCGATATTAATCAAGACCCATTATTGGATCCCTATTTTATTAAGTTGTATTTACGCGCTTGGCCTCTACAACACTTTTCAAACGAAACATGCCATTCTTCGGAATTTTCCGGTATTGGGTTATTTCCGTTATTTTTTCGAAGAGATTTCTCCAGAAATGCAGCAGTATTTTATTGAAAGAGAAACAGATGGTAAGCCTTTTCCAAGAAACGAAAGATCTGCAGCTTACAGACGTGCAAAAAACCTGAGCGACACTGTGCCTTTTGGGACACAATTAGATATCAATAACAGAAGATATGAAGGAATTAAGCATTCAATCTATGCGAAATCGCCTTCTGAGCATTTGCCAAAAGTATTGGTGGGGAACCATCAATGTACGCAAAAGTATGAAGCTTCTTTATTTAATATCTCCGCGATGAGTTTCGGATCATTAAGTGACCGCGCTCAAATTGCTTTAAACAAAGGAGCTAAAAAAGGAGGTTTCTATCACAATACCGGCGAGGGTGGAATTTCACCGTATCACTTGCAGGGTGGTGATCTGTGCTGGCAGATTGGGACTGGATATTTTGGTTGTCGAGATGACCACGGATTCTTTTCTCCCGAGATCTTTAAAAAGAATGTGGCTTTACCAAGTGTAAAGATGATCGAGATTAAAGTTTCACAAGGTGCAAAACCTGGTCATGGTGGAGTTTTACCTGCCTCTAAAAACACCCCGGAGATTGCTGCTATCCGACACGTACAACCAGGACTGACGATTATTTCGCCGCCTTCACATTCTGCTTTTTCAGATGCTGCAGGTTTACTGAAGTTTGTACAGCAATTACGTGAATTATCTGATGGGAAACCTGTTGGTTTTAAATTATGTATTGGAGATACAAAAGAGTTTGAAGATATCTGTGCGCAAATGAATGTGTTGAAAATCTATCCGGATTTTATTACCGTAGATGGTGCGGAAGGGGGAACCGGAGCTGCGCCACCAGAGTTTTCTGATGGAGTAGGAATGCCTTTGGAACCTGCATTGATTTTTGTGAACAGAACTTTGCTTAATTTCAATGTGCGTGACAAACTGAAAGTGATCGCAAGTGGTAAAGTCCTTACGTCCTTAGATATTCTGCGTGCTATTTCAATGGGAGCAGATATGTGTAATAATGCGAGAGGATTTATGTTTGCACTGGGTTGTATTCAGGCTTTGCGTTGTAATACCAATACATGTCCAACCGGTGTAGCAACACAGGATAAAATGCTGATTAAAGGACTGGATGTGACCGATAAGAGTGAAAGAGTATATCATTTCCACAAGAATACTTTGCGTACGTGTAATGAGCTTATTGCAGCTGCAGGAAGATCTTCTTATGATGAAGTTGACGCGAGTATGTTTATGCGTGGTGATGAATTTGAACACTTGGCTGATTTTTATTTCCCAGACATTTTAGGAAATGTAAAAACACCGGCAAGTCGCTATTAAAATTTTTAGATTATTTGAAAAGAACTTCAGGAGATTCCTGAAGTTCTTTTTTTTGTGACTCGTTTTTGAACTCTTCTTTTCCCTTAATTAAGCGAGTTATAATTTCGCTGGAAGGAAATTTAATTTTAGCTTTTTGTAGCATTATTTAGACGACATCCTTTCTCGTTATCGAATGGAATTTATTTCCGTGCAAAATTGAATTGATCTTAATTTTTTTGATCGGTGTATTTGACGTTATCTTTCTTGTCTGACGATGAACGTGTTCCAATCCGGGAAAACGGAATTCATGGTTGCTAAAAAACTTTAGAGGGTCTTATTCGGATGTCTTTGCTTTGAAAAATCGTGTCAAGGTTTTAGATCTGGACAGCGTTAATGATATAACATATTTCTATTATAACTTCGATAGTTCACATCTAGTTCTATTATCTTAAAATGTGACGTTTAAAGCATTACTTAAGCCCGAGAGAATAAAAGGAATGGAAGTCTGTTGAAACGTACAAAATAACAACTCTAAATTTCCCTTTAATGATATTACCAGGAGAGAACTGCGCAAAAAAAATCCAATATCAACTAAATGATATCGGATTTATTATAATTGAAAAACTATTATGCTTCTTCAGCCGGAGTTTCAGTTTCTTCAACTGCTTTTGGTTTTGGAGCTGGTTTAGGAGCTTCTACAACCGGTGGTGCATCAGAAACGATTTCGAACTCATAGTTATACTCAACATCTCTGTGAAGTCTAACCAAAGCTGAAAACTTACCAGTTCTTTTGATATTGTTTCCAGGAATTTTGATGTATTTTTTATCAACTTGTACTCCTACTTTAGATAGTTCTTCAGAAAGGTTTGCATTGTTGATAGAACCAAACAATTTATCACCTGAACCAACTTTGGTTGCAATAGTAATGTTTGTTTTCTTCAATTGATCAACTACCGCATTTGCAGCAGCAACTAATTTAGCTTCTTCCTCTTTTCTAGCTTCTAAAGTCTCCGCTAAGTTTGCTTTATTTTTTGGCGTAGCCAAAAGTGCAATTCCTTTTGGTAACAAGTAGTTTCTTGCGTATCCAGGTTTTACACTTACTACGTCGAACTCAAGTCCTAAGTTCTCTACGTCTTTTTTTAAGATAATATCCATTGTTGTTGTCCGTTTTTAATTTCAGAAAAAAGATGATTGATCTGTTCTCTAAAAATCGTTAGAATTAATAATTATTCAGCAACTGTTATAGCGATCTGCACAGGCACAAAGCTTATTGCTTACCGCATTTTTATTTTAAAAGATCCGCAACATAAGGCATCATTGCCAAGTGTCTTGCTCTTTTGATTGCAGCAGAAACTTTTCTTTGGTACTTTAAAGAAGTTCCGGTGTATCTTCTTGGTAAAATTTTACCTTGTTCGTTTACGAACTGAAGAAGGAAGTTAGCATCTTTATAATCAACATGCTTAATTCCGTATTTTTTGAATCGACAGTATTTTTTGTCAGATTTTGTATTGATGTCTACTGGAGTTAAGAATCTTACTTCTGATTCTCCACCTGCTGAGGCTTGTTTAGCCATATCATCTATTGCCATAACTTTTTTTGTTTTTTAGGGTTAAAAATTAAACTTTCGCAGTTTTCACTTTTGTTCTTCTTGTTACTGCATACTCGATCGCATGTTTGTCAAGTTTTGTAGTAAGGTAACGGATCACTCTCTCGTCACGCTTGTACGCAAGTTCTAAATCTGCAACTACAGTTCCTTCACCTTTGAATTCGATCAAAGTGTAAAATCCATTCTTTTTTAATTGAATAGGATAAGCTAATTTTTTCAGTCCCCAATTTTCTTTGGCAACGATTTCGCAATTGTTAGATTTTAGTAAATCTTCAAATTTTTTCACTGCTTCCTCCACCTGAGCATCAGATAGAACGGGAGTTAAAATGAAAACAGTTTCGTAATTGTTCATAATGTTAATGAATTTTGTTAATTATTTCGAGGTGCAAAAATATAACTTCTTTTTGTAACATGCAAGATAATGAACCTATTAAAGCCTCTTTTTTAAGATTATTTCAAGAATAAGTGAAAATAAATCGGGAACTTTATTTTAGCCACGGTTGAAGCGGCATCCCCCGACTGGTCGGGGATATAGCGGAAAACGGGTCTGCGTGTGGCAGAAAATCAGGTTTTCGTGCTCCTTATTCTTTTCGAACCTCTTCCAAATATAGGTCTTTTAGCTGGTCATATAGGGAGTGACGGCTCACCAAAAGGGAAATTAAGGAGGATACCATTCCGGCCAGCATCAGATAAAAAATCAGACTGTGGCGATCGGTCATTTCCAGCACAATGATAGACGAGGTGAAAGGTGCGCGCGTGATCCCCGTAAGAAAGGCGACCATGCCCGTTAAGATGACGACGTTGGTTTCGTGAGGTGTCAAACTGATCCAGCCCGCAATTACCGAACCGATACTTGCACCGGCAGAAAGTGCAGGCGCAAAAATTCCACCTGCGCCACCTGAGGTAAAGGAAAGTGCCGGACCCAACATTCTGAAAAGTGGCATATACCAGTCTTCATTTTTATTGTCGCTAAAGAGAATGCGTTCCATAATTCCTTTTCCGGAACCCAAAATTTCCTCGTTGATGAAGTATGCTAAAAAAGCAATAATCAAAGCTGAAATGACGAGAAAGATAATATTGGCGCGATCTGTTTTTAGATTTTTTTTCCAGGCACTGATGGAAAGCATTATTCGGGAGAGTTGACTGGCGAAAATTCCGGAAACAGCAGAAACCAGAATCACAGGAAAGATAATCAGAATGCTAATGTCGCTGGTTTTCGGATAGCCCAGATATAAATAGGATCCGGCAAACGTTTGGGCTGTTAATCCCGCAATAATAACCGCCGTAAACAAAGCAGTCTTAAAATAGTTGATATGAGTTTTTGAAAGTTCTTCCACGGCAAATACAATTCCGCCCAGCGGGGTATTAAATGCAGCGGAGAGTCCCGCGGCAGCACCTGTCATAATCATGTTTTTCTTTGAGATTTTAGGCCACCATTCCGGCAGAAATTCGTTCACTTTTCTAAAAACCGAACCTGCGATCTGTATGGTTGGACCTTCGCGCCCGACTGCACCACCACCGATAACGAGGATTACGGAGGAAAGGACTTTGAAAATCATTATTTTAATACTGAGCAAATGAGATATTTTGCGGTGTTCTTTAGGATTTGCTAATTCTACAGCGGCCATTACCTGCGGTATTCCGCTACCTTTAGCATAAGGAGAAAATCTTTTGACCAACCACCAGGACAGAACAAATGCGACAGGTGCTACGATAAAAATCAGCCAGCTGTGCCACTTCATCATAGCGTGCATGAGGTTTTCTCCCCATTGAAAGATCTGCGCATAAAGGACTGCGAAAATCCCGGTTATAAATGAACCGATCCAAAATGGGATTGCCTGAAGTAGATTAAGTTTCAGTTTTTCGTTTCGTATGTTATCGAAAGAAGCTTTGATTGATCCACGAAGTAAAAGATAAAGTCGGTGCATTTTGCAAAATTATCATTTTTAAAAAGAAATGATGGTAATTTGACGTTATTTTTAATCATCAAAAAAGGCCTGCAAATCTGCAGACCTTTCTTTTTATAAAAAATTTGAAATGATTATTTTTTAACAATTTTCACAGATTGTGTTCCTTTTTCAGTTTGAATGTTTACTACATAAACTCCAGGAGTTAATTTGCTTAAATTAACTTGGTTTTTAACGGCATTCAAAGTTTGAGAAGCAACTACTTTACCTGTAAGATCATATACCTGAACAGATTTTACTTTATCAGCTGCTTCGATATTCACGATATCTACAACAGGATTAGGATAAACTTTAACTTCAGATCTTTTCACATCTGAAACTGCTAATCCACCTACAGAAATAGAGTAATCTTCTGCCTGACCGAATGAAGCGCCTGCACAAGGATCAAGAAAGTTTGTGGATCCGAAGATCTTTTTCACTCTCATTCTGGTAGTTCCAAGTAAAGCATCGGCAGGTACTGCAAGCGTTTGTGATACTGTTTTACCATCTGTTCCAGTTGAATTAATCAGCAATTCTGTAATTTCATAAACTTCACCGGCGTCATTCAATACTCCGTTTTGATTCCAGTCAATGAATACCACAAATCTGTTGGTATAAGGTCCACTGGTGTTTCCTTGTAACTCCATGAGGTAAGAGCCGCCCTGATTTACAGTTCCCGTAGTGGAAATAAAGTTTTCATGACCTGGAGTGCCAGTTGTGCTGGCCGGACTTGTATTGTTTATTCCTGCGAACTTAACAGAGGTAATTGGTTCTGTAGTAAGTGACATTACAAGCGGTCCACAGTATGGAGCGTACGGATTTGCCTCCGTTGTAAATGAAAATACACTGCAGCCGGTGGCTTCACCTGCGCCATTTTTCGCAACTACTTTCCAGTAATAGGTTGTTAAAGGTAATAAGCCTGTAGCGGTAGTGCTAAGTCCTGTTACGTTTCCTATTAAGGTGGTAGGATTTGCAGAAGTGTCTAAATATACATCGTAACTGCTTGCTGCAGTTCCTGTTGCTGCTACAGTCCAAGATAAAGTTACCGGAGTTAAATAGGGAACTGCGGTTGCTGCATTTGCTGGTGCGACAAGAGTAGGGCATTCAGGTGGTGCAGTAGGCGCAAGGTTAACAAGGATATTATCGATTAATAAGACAAATTTGTCACTTGAATTATTAACGAAAGCGATACGGACCGTAGTCCCGGCATAGGCGTTCAGATTTGCTTCTCTCGTAACCCATGTAGAATTTTCAGACGCGGTATTATAAAGTTCAACGGTGAAATCTGAAACAGCATTTCCGCCGTTAGGCGATAACATTACTTTGTAGCCATCGCTGAAATCGGGATCTTGTGCTTTAGCATCCCACTGAATAAATGTGTTATCGGCGGGTAAAGTAATCTGGGGAGAAATTAGCCAGTCATTTGATGTTCCGGCAGGACTGTACCAGGAAGAGCTCATTGCGGCAAAATTGCCGTCGGGCCCGCCATAGTTTGGAATGGCACCACCGCGATCTTTTCTAATCTAGGCTCCTGCGTTAAACTCTCCCACAGTAGGATCGTGAGTAAGACCGTCTACATCAATTAAAGTCCAGGCCGCGAATCCGGGGCTGGCTCCATCAAAATTTTCTTGGAAAACCTGAGCGGTTCCAAACAGGGGTATTGCCAAAAATGAGGCAACCAGTAAAATTTTTTTCATAATGATAAGGTTTTTAATTAAACTTACCTCAAAATTAGAAAATCGAAATGAATTAAACAAAGAAAACGTATAAATATTTAATATTCTTTATTTAATATATAATATCACTGAATATAATGTAAAATTAGAATATTAGGAAATGTTTGATAGATGCGGTTACAGCGCAAAATCTTTAATTCGGGAAAACGCAATTTCCTGTTCATTCATCCAATCCAGAAAATGCTCCAGACGGTCATGAAGTTTTTTACCGGTTTTGTATTTTTTATGAAAAGGAAGTGCGAAATTATATTTTTCAAAATCGGTGAACTGCCATGAATTCAGATAAATAAGAACAAACTCATCTTTTTTAATGGTTTCAATGACCATCGTTTGATAGAAGGCGAGTGGCATGATCTGAAAAATATAATCACTGTACGGAATTTGTGAATATCTTGAAATACTTTCGTGAAAAATAGTTAAACCACTCTGTTCTGTAAAAGGCGCTTTCCTTTCAAAACGGCGAAGGGGAAAAATCAGTGCGGTGTCTTCGTTCAGAGAAGCGTAGGTAAAACGCAAATGGTGTAAGTCACTAAAACTGATCATATGATCGGGAAGTCTGATGCCACGTATTTGTTTGCCAATCCAGTCTTCGGTCATCATTTTAGCCTCCTCAATTTTTTCTATTGGCGAATCAATGCTTAACAAAGCGATTTCATGACCCTTCGTCACGATCTTTTTGATTAGTTTTTCTAATCGGGATACCAAAGAAATTTCGATAAAAAAGGTCGCCAGAATTTCTGCGTTTTCCAGACTTCGTAAGATCGAATTCGTATTCTGTATGGTTATTTCTAACTTTTCTGCAGCACTAAAAGCCTCTCTTTTTTTAAAAGAAGAATCAGAATCAACAATGTTAAATGTCAATAAAATCATTTTTGGAATTTGATAGGAGGTGAATGTATAAAAAAAATCTGCAAAATCTTCAGGAATATCCTTTTGAAGTTGCAGATTGTTTTAATTGAAGAAGTATTCTAATTCACGAATGAATCTTAAACTGTTTCGGACAAGATTAGTTTTTTCCCAATTTTACCTTCAGGTTCTTTAGCATATCTTTTGTCATTTCTGTGATTCCAAAGTCGTAGGAAAGTCCCCAATCTTTTTTCGCCACAGAATCATCAATGGAAGCGGGCCAGGAGTCGGCAATTTCCTGTCGGAAATCGGGTTTGTAATCAATCGTAAACTCAGGAATTTCTTTCTTGATTTCTTCCGCTAATTCTTTTGGAGTAAAAGACATTCCTCCCAAATTGTAAGAAGTATGCACGGTTAAATCTTCTTTTGGTGCTTCCATTAAAGCTAAGGTTGCTTTAATCGCATCATCCATATATAACATTGGCATTCCCGTATTCTCCGAAATAAAGCTCGTGTATTTCCCTTCCTCAATCGCTTCATAGAAAATCTCTACTGCATAATCTGTGGTTCCGCCACCCGCAGGTGTTTTCCAGGAAATCAAACCGGGATAACGGATGCTTCGAACATCAACTCCAAATTTGGTATGGTAATATTCACACCATTTTTCGCCTGCCATTTTAGAGATTCCGTACACGGTTGTCGGATTTAGAACAACATCCTGACCTACATTTTCTTTCGGAATTCCTGTTCCAAAGACGGCGATAGAACTGGGCCAGAAAATTTTCTGAATCAAACCTTCTTTTGCCATTTCGCAAAACTGAAGTAACGGTTCAATGTTTAGTTTCCAGGCAAACAATGGTTGTTTTTCCGAAGTTCCCGAAAGGAGTGAAGCTAAGTGATAAACCGTGGTGATTTGATAATCTTTAATCACCTGGCGAACCAGCTGCGTATTGGTCACATCCATTCTTTCGTAGTAACCCGCAGAGGTCAGATTTTTGTCCCAACGGTCCAGGCCGGAGGCAACTACATTTTCGGCGCCATGTATTTCAACTAACTTATTGGTCAATTCGGTA
This DNA window, taken from Kaistella carnis, encodes the following:
- a CDS encoding deoxynucleoside kinase → MHIAVTGNIGAGKTTLTKMLSKHYGWEAQFEDVDHNPYLEDFYADMGKWSFALQIYFLGSRFKQVKEIRESGKNIIQDRTIYEDAHIFAENLNDMSLLTDRDFQNYSSVFNLMKSFVSAPDLLIYLKSDVPNLVKKIYKRGRDYEASISIEYLSKLNQKYEKWISDYNEGKLLIIEVDDLDFVERPEDFGLILERIETELHGLF
- a CDS encoding ArsC/Spx/MgsR family protein yields the protein MIKILYNNSCSKSRGILEYLDENGVPFEIIDFIQNPLSEMELRTVLKKLRMAAKDLIRKNEKKFKDLYYDKEYSEDEWIQVMLKNPSLIQRPILIKDSVAMIGRPVEVAKFFIES
- a CDS encoding TIGR01777 family oxidoreductase, with translation MTILITGGTGLVGQLLVEKLRERRHEVRILTRKKSDDPKEFYWNIAEKEIDDKAFQKLDAIIHLAGATISERWSDAYKKEMYSSRVDTANLLLERCKKNNVHLESFISASGINYYGTFTSDQILKESDGVVQKDFLAELCVSWENAANKFSTVADRVVCLRTAMVLAKNGGAFPLLKKLVNLNMGSGVGSGNQWMNWIHVDDLVNMYVFAIENQKMNGIYNAVADDVPTNKTFMKDLANASDKFFLPFNVPKFVLKSVLGEMSSIILEGTRANNKKIKSLGFDFKYNHVKEAFKSLI
- a CDS encoding DUF493 family protein encodes the protein MLNIIGQEDNKNPEEFYASLKEKLDNTHNFPEEYLFKFILTTEESKLTEIYRVFDDIKFTLTTRDSKKGKYTALSINAFVLDADQVVSIYKKVGAIEGVMML
- a CDS encoding DUF4197 family protein; the encoded protein is MRTNTILLATMAVATIGTTAQSCVALATSTVGIAVLKQVLLGGINKGLNIFSNKDSFLANQLIDAALPKQLRDINSTLQKVGLNNLVVKEKEYIAQAAAFTVDTSRPILINAVNSLTAEDAARIVQGGSGVATQILREKTSTQLMAAIAPKVDAKLNEFGLVQSLNSALSGTNLLGSILGNQNTANIATNGISKFAAQQMVDGLFNIIENHEQQNANTIMNSLKAAK
- a CDS encoding FMN-binding glutamate synthase family protein, with translation MREKFISWGIVLLVVTWAISILIKTHYWIPILLSCIYALGLYNTFQTKHAILRNFPVLGYFRYFFEEISPEMQQYFIERETDGKPFPRNERSAAYRRAKNLSDTVPFGTQLDINNRRYEGIKHSIYAKSPSEHLPKVLVGNHQCTQKYEASLFNISAMSFGSLSDRAQIALNKGAKKGGFYHNTGEGGISPYHLQGGDLCWQIGTGYFGCRDDHGFFSPEIFKKNVALPSVKMIEIKVSQGAKPGHGGVLPASKNTPEIAAIRHVQPGLTIISPPSHSAFSDAAGLLKFVQQLRELSDGKPVGFKLCIGDTKEFEDICAQMNVLKIYPDFITVDGAEGGTGAAPPEFSDGVGMPLEPALIFVNRTLLNFNVRDKLKVIASGKVLTSLDILRAISMGADMCNNARGFMFALGCIQALRCNTNTCPTGVATQDKMLIKGLDVTDKSERVYHFHKNTLRTCNELIAAAGRSSYDEVDASMFMRGDEFEHLADFYFPDILGNVKTPASRY
- the rplI gene encoding 50S ribosomal protein L9 — translated: MDIILKKDVENLGLEFDVVSVKPGYARNYLLPKGIALLATPKNKANLAETLEARKEEEAKLVAAANAVVDQLKKTNITIATKVGSGDKLFGSINNANLSEELSKVGVQVDKKYIKIPGNNIKRTGKFSALVRLHRDVEYNYEFEIVSDAPPVVEAPKPAPKPKAVEETETPAEEA
- the rpsR gene encoding 30S ribosomal protein S18; this encodes MAIDDMAKQASAGGESEVRFLTPVDINTKSDKKYCRFKKYGIKHVDYKDANFLLQFVNEQGKILPRRYTGTSLKYQRKVSAAIKRARHLAMMPYVADLLK
- the rpsF gene encoding 30S ribosomal protein S6, giving the protein MNNYETVFILTPVLSDAQVEEAVKKFEDLLKSNNCEIVAKENWGLKKLAYPIQLKKNGFYTLIEFKGEGTVVADLELAYKRDERVIRYLTTKLDKHAIEYAVTRRTKVKTAKV
- a CDS encoding chloride channel protein: MHRLYLLLRGSIKASFDNIRNEKLKLNLLQAIPFWIGSFITGIFAVLYAQIFQWGENLMHAMMKWHSWLIFIVAPVAFVLSWWLVKRFSPYAKGSGIPQVMAAVELANPKEHRKISHLLSIKIMIFKVLSSVILVIGGGAVGREGPTIQIAGSVFRKVNEFLPEWWPKISKKNMIMTGAAAGLSAAFNTPLGGIVFAVEELSKTHINYFKTALFTAVIIAGLTAQTFAGSYLYLGYPKTSDISILIIFPVILVSAVSGIFASQLSRIMLSISAWKKNLKTDRANIIFLVISALIIAFLAYFINEEILGSGKGIMERILFSDNKNEDWYMPLFRMLGPALSFTSGGAGGIFAPALSAGASIGSVIAGWISLTPHETNVVILTGMVAFLTGITRAPFTSSIIVLEMTDRHSLIFYLMLAGMVSSLISLLVSRHSLYDQLKDLYLEEVRKE